The genomic DNA CTGGTTGTCGGTGAAAATGTATCTATGGGTGATCTCAAAGGAACCCTTGAGATGATTATCAAAAAAATGTTTGGCGAAGAGCGCCAAATTCGTCTGCGCCCATCCTATTTCCCATTCACAGAGCCTTCTGTTGAGGTTGACGTTTCCTGCTTCAAATGTGGCGGTGACGGATGTAATGTTTGTAAGAAGACTGGTTGGATTGAGATTTTGGGAGCCGGTATGGTTCACCCTCATGTTCTTGAGATGAGCGGCATTGATGCGACCAAATACTCAGGTTTTGCCTTTGGTCTTGGTCAAGAGCGGATTGCCATGCTGCGCTACGGTATCAACGACATCCGTGGTTTCTATCAAGGTGACAGCAGATTTTCAGAGCAATTCAAGTAATGCAACCAAAGTCCATCTGCTTTCCAATCAAGATGCTTGTATGGTTAGCGACAAATGGAAGAGTGATGGGTTGATGAGAAAGCCACTCAGGAAGAAAGGATAAAGATGTTAGTAAGTTATAAATGGTTAAAACAACTGGTTGACTTTGATGGGACCAGTCAAGAATTGGCAGATAAAATGTCTACAACGGGTATCGAGGTAGAAGGAATTGAACAAAAAAGTGCAGCCCTGTCCAAATTAGTGGTCGGAGAGGTTCTATCTACCGAAAAAGTACCAGATACCCATCTGACGGTGTGTCAGGTAAATGTTGGTGATGAAGTGAATCAAATTGTCTGCGGTGCGCCTAATATTAAGGCAGGAATCAAGGTTATTGTGGCTCTTCCAGGCGCTCGTATTGCAGACAACTACAAGATTAAAAAAGGGAAAATTCGTGGCTTTGAATCCTTGGGGATGATTTGCTCACTCGGTGAAATCGGACTTTCTGACTCAGTAGTACCAAAGGTCTACGCAGACGGAATTTACTATTTACCTCAAGACGCGGTTGTCGGTCAGCCAGTTTTCTCCTATCTGGACTTGGACGACGAGATAATCGAGTTGTCCATTACACCCAACCGAGCGGACGCTCTTTCAATGCGTGGGGTGGCTCATGAAGTAGCCGCTATCTACGACAGCAAAGTCAACTTCCAGCCTGTGGCCTTGGATGAAAGCGACAAGAAAGCTAGCGATGTGATTGAAGTGGCAATCGAGTCGGACAAGGTGGCGACCTACACTGCGCGTGTTATTGAAAATGTCACCATCGCACCGAGTCCTCAGTGGCTACAAAATCTCCTGATGAATGCTGGTATTCGCCCACTCAACAATGTGGTGGACATTACCAACTATATCTTACTCTACTTCGGCCAGCCGATGCACGCCTTTGACTTGGATAAGTTTGAGGACAAGAAGATTGTTGCCCGCCAAGCAAGAGAAGGAGAAAAATTGGTCACTCTTGATGCGGAAGAACGTGATCTGATTGAGGAAGACATCGTTATCTCTGTTGCCGATAAGGCGGTTGCGCTTGGTGGTGTTATGGGGGGAGCTGATACCGAAATTGACAACTCCTCAAAAAATATCGTCCTAGAAGCTGCGCTCTTTGATGGCAAGTCTATCCGCAAAACATCTAGCCGCCTCAATCTTCGTTCAGAATCGTCCTCTCGCTTTGAGAAAGGAATTAACCTTGCGACTTTGACAGAGGCAATGGACACAGCAGCCGCTATGATTGCCGATTTAGCTGGCGGTCAGGTGCTGTCTGGCATCGTTTCTGCAGGTACGGTTGATACTTCTGATGTAGCCGTTTCAGCTAGTCTTGACTATGTTAACCGCTCTTTGGGCACCAATCTAGATTACGCTCAAATCGCTGACATTTTCCGTCGTTTAGGTATGGAAATAACTGGCGATGCAAGTCAGTTTACAGTAGCAGTACCGCGCCGTCGTTGGGATATTCGGATTCCAGCTGACTTAGTGGAAGAAATCGCCCGCATTTATGGCTACAACAACTTGCCAACGACCCTTCCAAAAGAGGATGGAACCGCAGGTGAGTTGACCCAAACACAACAAATCCGTCGTCAGATTCGGAGTTTAGCTGAAGGTGCAGGATTGACAGAAATTATTTCCTACGCCTTGACCACTCCTGAAAAAGCAGTTGCCTTTACGCCTTGTCCAACCGCAGTGACAGAACTCATGTGGCCAATGACAGTTGACCGCTCAGCCCTTCGTCAGAATATGGTAGCAGGCATGCTTGAAACAGTAGCCTACAATGTAGCTCGGAAAAACAAGAACCTCGCCCTTTATGAGGTTGGGAAAGTCTTTGAACAGTCTGGTAACCCAAAAGAAGACCTGCCTCAGGAGATCAACAAGTTTGCCCTTGCTCTAACAGGTTTGGTAGCGGAAAAGGACTTCCAAACAGCAGCGGTAGCAATTGACTTCTTCCATGCCAAAGGTATTTTGGAAGCTATCTTTGACAAATACAACCTAGCCGTGACCTATCAAGCAACTAGTGAAATGGAGAATCTTCACCCAGGACGGACGGCCCACATCATGTTGGATGGCCAAGTAATCGGCTTTGTCGGACAAGTCCATCCTCAAACCGCCAAAGAGTACGGTATCCCTGAAACCTATGTAGCTGAAATCAATTTGGATGCCATCGAAGCAGCCCTCAAACCTGCAGCACCATTTAGTGAAATCTCTAAATTCCCTGCAGTTAGCCGAGATATAGCTCTGCTTTTGGACATCCATACCAAACATCAAGATGTCCTAGATGCGATTGCTAGTGCCGGTGTTAAACGCCTGACAAATGTAACGCTCTTTGATGTCTACACAGGTAGCAATATCGCTCCGGATAAGAAATCAATGGCCTACAATCTGACCTTCCAAAATCCATCAGACAGCCTGACAGATGAAGAAGTTGCCAAGTATATGGATAAGATTGGACGCTCCTTGGAGCAGCTTGGTGCCGAAATTCGTTAAGTTTTCAGTTTCTTAAATCCAGACAGTTAAGTAAAAGGAGATGACCGCGGTCATCTCCTTTTACAGAATAAATTACAAGATAAAGGGTTCTATCGTCAATTCAACGTGGTCTCCGTACTTGGCGAGTAAATCGTCAGCCAAGGGATGGTAGAGTTCTCGAAGGACTTCAATTTTATCCGGAAACTGCTTGCCGATATAGTCAAATTTGCATTCGATGGTCAAAAAGAGCTGATGAAAGAGGGCGTTTATTTCTTCCAAACGAGCCAGCATTTCCTCATCGTCTTTCAAAAAATCAGGGATTTCTGTGCGATTATCAACAAAACCGTCAACTAATTTAACAGGGAAAGACCCGTACTCTAGGACAAATTCGTACATAGTTGTTCTCCTTTTTGCTTCTTAGCAATATTGTAGCACAGTTTTTTCGGCGAAGAAAGCTAGATTCCCTAAAAGGCCTTAAGTTTTCTTTAACCTTTCTTTCAGTTTCATTTAATTTTCAAACCGTACACTATGACTTGTAAAGCAAGCAGACATCTGCTCGTTACAAAAGTGTAAAGAAGGTAATTAAGATGAAAACAAGAATCGTCCAAAAACAATTTAAGCGTATCGAGTCTAAATATATCGTAGATGTGGCAACGTTTGCCCTTTTGGAAAAAGACTTGCTCAAACACATGGTAGCAGATGACTATGCCAAGTCCACTATTACCAACATTTATTTTGACAATGAGCATTTCGAGATGATCCAAGATTCTATCGCCAAGAAAAATGGTCGTGAGAAAATCCGCATGCGGGTCTACGATGCCAAGCCAACGGCAAATAGTCAGGCTTTCTTAGAAATCAAAAAGAAAGAGAACAAGGTAGGTTTCAAGTACCGCTTGACCTCAAATCCCGTATCTGTGACCAACTATATCGAAAAAGGGATTGCCGATGTGACCATCAAAGATGAAAAGGTCACCACCGAACTGGAAATGCTCCGTGAACGCTATGGAACCATCAAGCCGAAGATGTATATCTATTATGACCGGGTATCCTACCGAGGAAAAGAAGATCGAAAGGTGCGCTTGACCATCGACAAAAACCTCCTTTATCGGGATGTCGACGTGGCAGTTACCAAGGGTAAATTCGGTCGCCCTCTGCTAGACCCCAATAAGATGATCATGGAAATCAAGGTGCCTGAAGCCCTCCCAGACTGGTTGGCAGCTCTGCTTGATAAATACCAGATTGAAAAGCAGTCCTTCTCCAAATACGGCAATGCTTACAAGCTCGCCAGCAGTCTAGCGAGCGAGGAGGTATTGACTCATGCAGCTGTTTAATAGTATCTTTACCACCAGCAACTCCAACATCACTCTAACACAAATGGCTCTGACTCTAGGCGTCAGCCTTCTATTGGGAGTCCTGTTGGCGGCTGTTTACAAGTACAAATCCAATTATAGTAAGGAATTTGTCATCACCTTGAGTCTGATGCCCAGTCTGATTGCCGTTATCATCTTTCTGGTGAACGGCAACCTAGGTACCAGTGTGGCAGTAGCAGGAACTTTCGGGCTAATCAAGTTTCGATCGGCCGCAGGGTCATCCAAGGAAATGCTGGCAGTTCTTCTAGCCATGACCATTGGTTTGGCAACAGGTATGGGTTATCTAGGTCTGGCAGTCATTGTCACAGTCTTTCTCTCCCTTGCTATCCTGATTTTTGAAAACACCAAGTTTGTGCAAGTGGATAAAAACCGCCGCCACCTAGTAATTACTGTTCCAAAGGAATTTGATTACCACCAATTCTTTGAAAAGCAGTTTGAACAGTCTTGCAAGGAGGCGACACTCTTATCCGTTCGCTACAAGAAGAAAAAAGAAGCCCTTATCCTTGAATATCAGATTACACTAGATAAGGCCATCTCAGACAAGCAGGTTCTGGACGCCG from Streptococcus oriscaviae includes the following:
- the pheT gene encoding phenylalanine--tRNA ligase subunit beta, coding for MLVSYKWLKQLVDFDGTSQELADKMSTTGIEVEGIEQKSAALSKLVVGEVLSTEKVPDTHLTVCQVNVGDEVNQIVCGAPNIKAGIKVIVALPGARIADNYKIKKGKIRGFESLGMICSLGEIGLSDSVVPKVYADGIYYLPQDAVVGQPVFSYLDLDDEIIELSITPNRADALSMRGVAHEVAAIYDSKVNFQPVALDESDKKASDVIEVAIESDKVATYTARVIENVTIAPSPQWLQNLLMNAGIRPLNNVVDITNYILLYFGQPMHAFDLDKFEDKKIVARQAREGEKLVTLDAEERDLIEEDIVISVADKAVALGGVMGGADTEIDNSSKNIVLEAALFDGKSIRKTSSRLNLRSESSSRFEKGINLATLTEAMDTAAAMIADLAGGQVLSGIVSAGTVDTSDVAVSASLDYVNRSLGTNLDYAQIADIFRRLGMEITGDASQFTVAVPRRRWDIRIPADLVEEIARIYGYNNLPTTLPKEDGTAGELTQTQQIRRQIRSLAEGAGLTEIISYALTTPEKAVAFTPCPTAVTELMWPMTVDRSALRQNMVAGMLETVAYNVARKNKNLALYEVGKVFEQSGNPKEDLPQEINKFALALTGLVAEKDFQTAAVAIDFFHAKGILEAIFDKYNLAVTYQATSEMENLHPGRTAHIMLDGQVIGFVGQVHPQTAKEYGIPETYVAEINLDAIEAALKPAAPFSEISKFPAVSRDIALLLDIHTKHQDVLDAIASAGVKRLTNVTLFDVYTGSNIAPDKKSMAYNLTFQNPSDSLTDEEVAKYMDKIGRSLEQLGAEIR
- a CDS encoding polyphosphate polymerase domain-containing protein; amino-acid sequence: MKTRIVQKQFKRIESKYIVDVATFALLEKDLLKHMVADDYAKSTITNIYFDNEHFEMIQDSIAKKNGREKIRMRVYDAKPTANSQAFLEIKKKENKVGFKYRLTSNPVSVTNYIEKGIADVTIKDEKVTTELEMLRERYGTIKPKMYIYYDRVSYRGKEDRKVRLTIDKNLLYRDVDVAVTKGKFGRPLLDPNKMIMEIKVPEALPDWLAALLDKYQIEKQSFSKYGNAYKLASSLASEEVLTHAAV
- a CDS encoding DUF4956 domain-containing protein; protein product: MQLFNSIFTTSNSNITLTQMALTLGVSLLLGVLLAAVYKYKSNYSKEFVITLSLMPSLIAVIIFLVNGNLGTSVAVAGTFGLIKFRSAAGSSKEMLAVLLAMTIGLATGMGYLGLAVIVTVFLSLAILIFENTKFVQVDKNRRHLVITVPKEFDYHQFFEKQFEQSCKEATLLSVRYKKKKEALILEYQITLDKAISDKQVLDAVLAAGPMDVVVNKQVPKRKFL